A region from the Enoplosus armatus isolate fEnoArm2 chromosome 24, fEnoArm2.hap1, whole genome shotgun sequence genome encodes:
- the ftcd gene encoding formimidoyltransferase-cyclodeaminase: MAQLVECVPNFSEGRNKEVIDAISAAISGTSGCSLLDVDPGASTNRTVYTFVGSPAAVVEGALNAARQAFSLIDMSKHSGEHPRTGALDVCPFIPVQNVSMDDCVNCADVFGQKLGEMLHVPVYLYGEAARKETRRSLPSVRAGEYEALLEKLKRADWTPDFGPAVFVPSWGATVTGARKFLIAYNVNLIGTKEQAHRIALDVREQGRGKDQPGLLQKVQGMGWYLDEANIAQVSTNILDFELTPLHTVYEEICRDAEDLKLPVVGSQIVGLIPLKALLDSADFYIHRDRLFIIEEEHKVRLVISKLGLDSLGPFNPKERIIEYMVRSQEDSQLVSLSLQQFVQSVGARTAAPGGGSVSAAIAALGAALGAMVGQMTYGKRQFENLDSVMRRLIPPFHQAMNELLLMVDADSSAFNSYMAALKLPKNTAEEMKRREAAMQEGLQRAVGVPLALAERISVLWPSLKEMVVYGNIACKSDAQVAAKALETAVFGAYYNVTINLKDITDDAFKMATQTRAVALLQEAKESAAAVLHAAEDRN, translated from the exons ATGGCTCAGCTGGTGGAGTGTGTCCCCAACTTCTCTGAGGGTCGAAACAAAGAG GTGATCGATGCCATCTCTGCAGCCATCTCCGGCACCTCTGGCTGCAGCCTGCTGGACGTCGACCCCGGGGCCTCCACCAACCGAACCGTCTACACCTTCGTCGGCTCTCCTGCGGCCGTGGTGGAGGGAGCGCTGAACGCGGCCCGACAGGCTTTCAGCCTCATCGACATGAGCAAACACTCAG GTGAGCATCCTCGGACTGGAGCGCTGGACGTTTGTCCCTTCATCCCCGTCCAGAATGTCTCCATGGACGACTGCGTCAACTGTGCCGATGTCTTCGGACAGAAACTGGGAGAAATGCTGCATGTGCCCG TTTATCTTTATGGAGAAGCAGCACgaaaagaaacaagaagaagtCTTCCGTCTGTCCGAGCCGGAGAGTACGAAGCTTTACTTGAGAAG ctgaagcGGGCTGATTGGACCCCTGACTTCGGCCCTGCCGTGTTCGTGCCGTCGTGGGGCGCCACGGTAACCGGCGCTCGCAAGTTCCTCATCGCCTACAACGTGAACCTGATCGGCACCAAAGAGCAGGCTCACCGCATCGCTCTGGACGTCAGGGAGCAGGGCCGAGGGAAAGACCAG CCCGGGCTGCTGCAAAAGGTGCAGGGGATGGGCTGGTACCTGGACGAGGCCAACATCGCTCAGGTGTCCACCAACATCCTGGACTTCGAGCTGACCCCCCTCCACACTGTGTACGAGGAGATCTGCAGGGAcgctgag GACCTGAAGCTGCCTGTAGTCGGCTCTCAGATCGTGGGTCTGATCCCCCTGAAGGCTCTGCTGGACTCCGCTGACTTCTACATCCACAGAGACCGACTCTTCATCATCGAGGAGGAGCACAAAGTCCGGCTG GTGATCAGTAAACTCGGCCTCGACTCTCTCGGTCCGTTCAACCCGAAGGAGAGAATCATAGA GTACATGGTGAGGTCACAGGAGGACAGCCAGCtggtgtctctgtctctgcagcagtttgttcaGAGTGTCGGAGCTCGGACGGCGGCTCCCGGTGGAGGATCAGTTTCTGCTGCCATCGCTGCTCTG GGGGCGGCGTTGGGCGCCATGGTGGGTCAGATGACGTATGGGAAGAGGCAGTTTGAGAACCTGGACAGTGTGATGAGGAGGCTGATTCCTCCGTTTCATCAGGCCATGAACGAGCTGCTGCTCATGGTGGACGCCGACTCGTCCGCCTTCAACAGCTACATG GCGGCACTGAAATTGCCAAagaacacagcagaggaaatgaaaag GCGAGAGGCTGCGATGCAGGAGGGTCTGCAGCGAGCGGTCGGCGTCCCGCTGGCTCTGGCTGAGAGGATCAGCGTCCTCTGGCCATCTCTTAAGGAAATGGTCGTCTACGGAAACATCGCCTGCAAGTCAGACgctcag GTGGCAGCTAAAGCTTTGGAGACGGCTGTTTTCGGTGCGTATTACAACGTCACCATCAACCTCAAAGACATCACGGACGACGCCTTCAAGATGGCC ACTCAGACGAGAGCGGTGGCGTTGCTGCAGGAAGCGAAGGAGAGCGCCGCCGCCGTCCTCCATGCTGCCGAGGACAGAAACTAA
- the adgrg7.1 gene encoding adhesion G-protein coupled receptor G7: MDFWFLLIFTLAVPLATSRTGAQSTTTSSAFNITDQTTSTTVSPIPATTTTAILVPTTTTTNTTTTVPFTTTTSSTTTVPFTTPTLTTTTDQTNATGQTTTSYDPNTATTITSDLNNTTSFPKIATTLPTASDFPNTTTTTTDLTNASDFPSTTAITTSAYPPSQPTSIYNGTTLPTQEESTTVTTVPEDTTQIPEGTNLTTVPRGTTVTTVQESTTVVTEGTTLTTVPGETTNNPSTTTGFPSDTTNDLTSGTFYPTTGRNTTMYNPNTTTTTSDPSATTLTDPPTPPTTTPLTPPTYPPTTTTTPPPTTTTAATPLTTTHTHHPPPTTTHHPPPPPTTTHPPSTTTTPTPTTTPTTTTPTPTTTPTTTTTTPSTTTTPFTHPPPTTTTPPSTTPLVCDNGGISLNGVCICPDEWTGHTCSEENFCRAQELVGFKFPQTPIGWFAYSEEICPKGTSGAGKPQASTRCSTKNGSQSFDHPPQVLQCDQTLSDLQQNLTSPADLEMLATSTQILTSKPEELTAENVTAAAQIANTLLLYPNATETVRVAAVATVSQLLNASTQYDSEENNATLGLTVTLDQLSVNLSQSLNTFQSQVVQPNLVIQSAQILAADTQGVQFTSLSGQCNETEITHFNNSTSGSFVANRIQLNTNTSTVVVENGFIAEALIYVRFPPEAVSSRQKPSNVSLGFVLYQNDRFFRSRRHRRGRATIRVLSASVKGQERSVVPQHVDMQFRPTMMNGTSLYDFACVFWDYSLEDWSTDGCSKGNASDGVLRCFCNHTTNFAALWSFREKYEYAEALDMISIVGLSFSILGLVVTLIHHIKENFQRNSRGGQNNSSSRISLLCIYISLLAFIITFISGVGNSSRQNDAPVEVNALTNSIPDSDEHVEPDRGSCSAVVALLHFFLLATFMWNSVYGTQLVLLVRTMRLSLPPYWTKVSLAVGWGVPAIVMAITLGATYRVDSPLGYRQEEFCWLAALDKAKQFNFGKPMFWGFLLPVGLILIYNIVLLVLVSLTTCSTDPNLKSSNRWTLRKKFLINFSLAVLLGLSWTLGYLVLVTTGHSHLVFSIVFCLCTTTQGFQIFILFTARKSSFRAAVSRSFQYVSSVNIQLNNTTYSLWKTSGRTTSSESYRDLKYSDKFATRTQL; the protein is encoded by the exons ATGGACTTCTGGTTTTTGCTCATTTTCACTTTGG CTGTTCCTTTGGCCACCTCTAGAACTGGAGCACAGTCCACCACAACATCATCAGCATTTAATATCACTGACCAAACCACCAGCACCACCGTGTCCCCAATACCTGCTACTACCACAACTGCCATCCTTGttcctactactactactactaatactactactacagttccctttactactactacttctagtACTACGACTGTTCCTTTTACTACTCCTACTTTGACTACTACTACTGACCAAACCAATGCTACGGGACAAACCACTACTTCTTACGACCCAAATACTGCTACTACCATCACCAGTGATTTGAACAACACAACGTCCTTTCCCAAAATAGCTACTACTTTACCCACTGCTTCAGACTTCCCCAAtactactacaacaactacTGACCTAACCAATGCTAGTGACTTCCCCAGTACTACTGCTATTACTACCAGTGCATATCCACCTAGTCAACCCACTTCTATTTATAATGGTACTACTCTACCTACTCAAGAAGAAAGTACTACTGTAACCACTGTTCCAGAAGATACTACTCAAATTCCAGAAGGTACTAATCTAACTACTGTCCCCCGTGGTACTACTGTAACCACTGTTCAAGAAAGTACTACTGTAGTTACAGAAGGTACTACTCTAACTACTGTCCCCGGAG AAACTACTAACAATCCCAGTACTACTACCGGTTTCCCCTCTGATACTACTAATGATCTCACCTCTGGTACTTTCTACCCCACGACTGGTCGAAACACTACTATGTATAACCCCAATACAACTACTACCACCAGTGATC CTTCTGCTACAACTCTTACTGATCCTCCTACTCCTCCTACTACTACTCCTCTTACTCCTCCTACTTATCCTCCCACTACTACTACAACTCCTcctcctactactactactgctgctactccTCTTACTACTACTCAtactcatcatcctcctcctacCACtactcatcatcctcctcctcctcctactacTACTCATCCTccttctactactactactcccACTCCTACTACCACTCCTACTACTACCACTCCCACTCCTACTACCACTcctactactaccactactactcctagtactactactactccttTTACTCATCCTCCTCCTACCACTACTACTCCCCCTTCTACCACTCCTCTGGTTTGTGATAATGGTGGGATATCACTGAATGGTGTCTGTATCTGTCCTGATGAATGGACTGGACATACATGCTCTGAAG AAAATTTCTGCCGAGCACAAGAGTTGGTTGGATTCAAATTCCCACAAACACCCATCGGCTGGTTTGCATATTCTGAGGAAATCTGTCCGAAAGGAACAAGTGGTG CTGGTAAACCACAGGCTTCAACCAGATGTTCCACCAAGAACGGATCACAGAGTTTCGACCATCCACCACAGGTCCTCCAGTGTGACCAGACGCTCAGCGACTTACAACAAAAT ctTACCAGCCCAGCTGATTTAGAGATGCTAGCGACCAGCACTCAAATTCTGACCTCCAAACCTGAAGAGCTGACGGCTGAGAACGTTACAGCAGCGGCTCAGATCGCCAACACACTGTTGCTGTATCCTAACGCCACAGAG ACTGTCAGGGTGGCAGCAGTAGCTACAGTCAGCCAACTGCTGAACGCCAGCACACAGTACGACAGCGAGGAAAACAATGCTACCCTGGG CCTCACGGTGACCCTGGACCAGCTCTCTGTGAACCTCAGCCAAAGTCTCAACACGTTTCAGAGTCAGGTGGTTCAACCAAACCTGGTGATCCAGTCGGCACAAATCCTTGCTGCTGACACTCAGGGAGTCCAGTTCACCTCTCTCTCAGGTCAGtgtaatgaaacagaaataaca CATTTCAATAACA gCACGTCTGGCAGTTTCGTTGCCAACCGAATTCAGCTGAACACCAACACGTCAACAGTTGTGGTCGAAAACGGGTTCATAGCTGAAGCCCTGATATACGTACGATTCCCACCGG AAGCTGTCAGTAGTCGTCAGAAGCCGTCGAACGTCTCACTGGGTTTCGTCCTCTACCAGAACGACCGTTTCTTCAGGTCGAGGCGCCACAGACGGGGACGGGCCACCATCAGGGTCCTGTCGGCCAGCGTCAAAGGTCAGGAGCGCAGTGTGGTGCCGCAACACGTGGATATGCAGTTCAGACCAACA atgATGAACGGTACGTCCCTGTATGACTTCGCCTGTGTTTTTTGGGACTACAGCCTGGAGGACTGGAGCACCGACGGCTGCTCTAAAGGAAACGCTTCGGACGGAgtcttgagatgtttctgcaaCCACACCACCAACTTCGCTGCTCTCTGG tctttcagagagaaatatgaaTACGCAGAAGCCCTGGATATGATTTCTATTGTTGgactttctttttctattcTGGGTTTGGTTGTAACGCTCATTCACCACATTAAAGAGAA CTTTCAGAGAAACTCTCGTGGGGGgcagaacaacagcagctccaGAATCTCTCTGCTGTGTATCTACATCAGCCTGCTGGccttcatcatcaccttcatctcTGGAGttggaaactccagcagacaGAACGATGCTCCGGTGGAGGTCAATGCTCTAACCAATAGCATCCCGGACTCCGATGAACACGTGGAGCCGGACCGGGGCTCGTGCTCTGCGGTGGTGGCTCTGCTTCACTTCTTCCTGTTGGCCACCTTCATGTGGAACAGCGTGTACGGCACtcagctggtgctgctggtccGGACGATGCGCCTCAGTCTTCCTCCATACTGGACTAAAGTCAGTCTCGCTGTGGGATGGG GAGTCCCAGCCATCGTCATGGCGATCACACTGGGAGCCACCTACAGGGTTGACAGTCCTCTGGGATACAGACAGGAGGAATT tTGCTGGCTTGCAGCTCTGGATAAGGCCAAACAGTTTAACTTTGGGAAGCCGATGTTTTGGGGTTTCCTCCTTCCAGTCGGTCTGATTCTTATCTACAACATCGTACTGTTGGTTCTGGTCTCTCTGACGACGTGCAGCACAGACCCCAACCTGAAAAG CAGCAATCGTTGGACTTTGAGGAAGAAGTTCCTCATCAATTTTTCTCTGGCGGTCTTACTGGGTTTGTCCTGGACTCTTGGATACCTGGTGCTTGTCACTACAGGACACTCCCACCTGGTCTTCAGCATTGTCTTCTGCCTCTGTACAACTACACAG GGGTTTCAGATATTCATCCTCTTCACAGCCAGAAAGTCGTCCTTCAGAGCTGCCGTGTCCCGGTCTTTTCAGTACGTCTCGTCCGTCAACATCCAGCTCAACAACACAACGTACAGTCTGTGGAAGACCTCGGGGAGGACGACCAGCTCCGAGTCCTACAGAGACCTGAAATACAGCGACAAGTTCGCCACCAGAACCCAACTCTAA